In a single window of the Streptomyces sp. NBC_00353 genome:
- a CDS encoding SurA N-terminal domain-containing protein, producing MHRRRRTALVVSAATLVAAPLLSACGNQAHPGAAAVVGGDRIEVSTVQAQVAEVRTAQRESDQSVQLINKSGQLGRAKLHGLIFDRILDKAAADANVTVSRKEIQEMLQSAATQSGGEAQLRTTMLQQSWVAPDQIEAVLREQVQLTKLAQALGADLQQPAGQKAVGDALTAASKSLHIDVNPRFGTWDDKQTQLANYKAPWITQVTKPAQQEAAAGA from the coding sequence TTGCACCGCCGCCGTCGCACCGCGCTCGTCGTCTCCGCCGCCACGCTCGTCGCGGCGCCGCTGCTCTCCGCCTGCGGCAACCAGGCCCACCCAGGTGCTGCAGCCGTGGTCGGAGGGGACCGGATCGAGGTGTCCACCGTGCAGGCCCAGGTGGCGGAGGTACGCACCGCGCAGCGCGAGTCCGACCAGTCCGTCCAGCTCATCAACAAGTCGGGACAGCTCGGCCGGGCCAAGCTGCACGGACTGATCTTCGACCGGATCCTGGACAAGGCCGCCGCGGACGCGAACGTGACGGTCAGCCGCAAGGAGATCCAGGAGATGCTGCAGTCGGCGGCCACCCAGTCCGGGGGAGAGGCACAGCTGCGGACGACGATGCTCCAGCAGAGCTGGGTCGCCCCCGACCAGATCGAGGCCGTCCTGCGGGAGCAGGTCCAGCTGACGAAGCTGGCCCAGGCGCTCGGCGCCGACCTGCAGCAGCCCGCCGGACAGAAGGCCGTGGGCGACGCACTCACCGCGGCGTCGAAGTCGCTGCACATCGACGTCAACCCGCGCTTCGGTACCTGGGACGACAAGCAGACCCAGCTCGCCAACTACAAGGCCCCGTGGATCACCCAGGTCACCAAGCCCGCCCAGCAGGAGGCCGCAGCGGGCGCTTAG
- a CDS encoding serine/threonine-protein kinase: MNGRVIAGRYELATILGQGGMGQVWTAYDQRLDRRVAVKLLRPDRVAGPGGSGAADELRRRFVRECRVTAQVDHPGLVTVHDAGSDDDDLFLVMQYVEGSDLADHLAEHDPYPWQWSVAVAAQLCAALSAVHAVPIVHRDLKPRNLMVRPDGTITVLDLGVASVLDNDTTRLTHTGTPIGSPAYMAPEQAMGGAVGPYTDLYALGVLLHELLSGDVPFAGSTALGVLHRHLYEPPLPVRQIRPEIPEPLEALVLRLLAKDPQHRPASAQEVYEHLTPLLPSRSTGLPSGPLDPTRPFLRPHAPWPDLVTTPPAAQPAPVAAKPDVAAAVDEVKQLLGQGRITQAVDILGGILPAAAEQHGEGSPVVRILRKQYAATLMDDGQYRRALPELRRLADDRAAEAGPADTQTLQYRYDAAQCLEQLGEPAAALAEYRAVLPYYENQYATGNDPARSFEIRQRIGYLLLAVGDHAAARGQLQALLYDTERMYGPHHPLPVELRRQLDRQMQVRGG, from the coding sequence TTGAACGGACGTGTCATCGCCGGGCGGTACGAGCTCGCGACCATCCTGGGCCAGGGCGGCATGGGCCAGGTCTGGACGGCGTACGACCAGCGCCTCGACCGCCGGGTCGCGGTGAAGCTGCTCCGGCCCGACCGGGTCGCCGGTCCCGGCGGCAGCGGCGCCGCCGACGAGCTGCGGCGCCGGTTCGTGCGCGAGTGCCGGGTCACGGCCCAGGTGGACCATCCGGGCCTGGTCACCGTCCATGACGCGGGCAGCGACGACGACGACCTGTTCCTCGTCATGCAGTACGTCGAGGGCTCCGACCTCGCCGACCATCTCGCCGAGCACGACCCGTATCCCTGGCAGTGGTCCGTCGCCGTGGCCGCCCAGCTCTGCGCCGCGCTCTCCGCCGTGCACGCCGTGCCGATCGTCCACCGCGACCTCAAGCCCCGGAATCTGATGGTGCGCCCGGACGGCACGATCACCGTCCTCGACCTGGGCGTGGCCTCCGTTCTGGACAACGACACCACCCGCCTCACCCACACCGGTACGCCGATCGGTTCCCCGGCCTACATGGCGCCCGAGCAGGCGATGGGCGGTGCCGTCGGCCCGTACACCGACCTGTACGCGCTCGGTGTGCTCCTGCACGAACTGCTCAGCGGGGACGTGCCGTTCGCCGGATCCACCGCCCTCGGTGTGCTGCACCGCCACCTCTACGAGCCGCCGCTCCCGGTCCGGCAGATCCGGCCCGAGATTCCGGAGCCCCTCGAAGCGCTCGTGCTGCGGCTGCTCGCCAAGGACCCGCAGCACCGTCCGGCGAGCGCCCAGGAGGTGTACGAACACCTCACCCCGCTCCTCCCGTCCCGCTCCACGGGGCTGCCGTCCGGCCCGCTCGACCCGACCCGCCCCTTTCTGCGGCCGCACGCCCCGTGGCCCGACCTCGTCACGACTCCGCCCGCCGCGCAGCCGGCGCCGGTGGCCGCCAAACCGGATGTCGCGGCCGCCGTCGACGAGGTGAAGCAACTGCTCGGGCAGGGCAGGATCACCCAGGCCGTGGACATCCTCGGTGGCATCCTCCCGGCCGCGGCCGAACAGCACGGTGAGGGTTCGCCGGTGGTCCGCATCCTGCGCAAGCAGTACGCGGCGACGCTCATGGACGACGGGCAGTACCGTCGCGCCCTGCCCGAACTGCGCCGCCTCGCCGACGACCGCGCGGCGGAGGCCGGCCCGGCCGACACCCAGACGCTGCAGTACCGCTACGACGCGGCGCAGTGCCTGGAGCAGCTGGGCGAACCGGCCGCCGCGCTCGCGGAGTACCGCGCGGTCCTGCCGTACTACGAGAACCAGTACGCGACGGGCAACGACCCGGCCCGTTCCTTCGAGATCCGTCAGCGCATCGGGTATCTGCTGCTCGCGGTCGGCGACCACGCGGCGGCGCGCGGGCAGCTCCAGGCACTGCTGTACGACACCGAGCGGATGTACGGGCCGCACCACCCGCTGCCGGTGGAGCTGCGCCGCCAGCTCGACCGTCAGATGCAGGTACGCGGCGGCTGA
- a CDS encoding GtrA family protein, translated as MTVTAQMARFALVGVVNTGTYYGCYLALLTVLPYLAAHVIAFALSMTGSFLLNSYFTYRTRPTWRKFLLFPLTNAANFVITTGGVWLLVDRAGFSSRYAPLVAALAAIPITFVVSRAIMLRPDARPKAVERAR; from the coding sequence ATGACGGTCACGGCCCAGATGGCCCGCTTCGCCCTCGTCGGCGTCGTGAACACCGGTACGTACTACGGCTGCTACCTGGCCCTGCTGACCGTGCTGCCGTACCTGGCCGCGCATGTGATCGCGTTCGCGTTGAGCATGACCGGCTCGTTCCTGCTGAACTCGTACTTCACGTACCGGACCCGGCCCACCTGGCGGAAGTTCCTGCTCTTCCCGCTCACCAACGCCGCCAACTTCGTCATCACCACCGGCGGTGTCTGGCTGCTGGTCGACCGCGCCGGCTTCAGCAGCCGCTACGCACCGCTGGTCGCAGCGCTGGCGGCCATCCCGATCACCTTTGTGGTCTCCCGCGCGATCATGCTGCGGCCGGACGCGAGGCCGAAAGCGGTCGAACGCGCGCGCTGA
- a CDS encoding YfhO family protein, with the protein MPTFRPRTAAVTLAALITTATVCAGDARARSFPFGPHTRSVNDLGNQFVPFHARLWDLLHGRGDGGLFLNWSSGYGTSFLPDLGTYLTSPFALLVGVFPRDRIDLAVYVLTVVKMASAAAAMAFLLLTLRGGRWWLAGVLGGSYALCGWSVAEASYNPMWLDGLIALPLLCLVGEWARTGRHRMVAPLLVAVVWVANFYTAYMATLGAALVLVVRLLTEGEKGAGRPKAAIRGLARAAGSVLVGIGLAAPVLIPVYLGTKHAYPGWDRTFQPAAWPDVLARLFPGTYGFFTPALFLSAVALLPACALVFQRDVPRRERWAWAGLVAGVGLSLQWGPTHLLWHAFATPNGSPYRQTFVLAGLVVIAAWISVSYGRPGPRALVGGGAVLVLIAAGAAFSDLATHRSYLLFAAGLVATAAALALPARGRRAGLATALLLTGALVGQAAATTAFADRQRLAQLDHYAPWGERQRVQADAVARVDGWPRYRTDPGGERTTANDPLLVGGQGAAYYSSHTPAVLTRTLAALGAGWTSHGRAVQSLDNPVTDAIFSVAARVHGPRDPHQRWNAPDDRPVTVARQQVPPLVTVRQPGAAPSFGPSPFRNQEALLGSRVYTVPRTTLRTVSGAPVEDRDDRTHRVGRGTYRLTARCPAGSEVYLWAPGVFGSAQVSDRPGAGQETELRGLLPARRAAMEPLGRIVGADGQVVVTLQSVRAGTVPREALGCLDRDRLAAAVTGLRRTGATSVHVTDDGVRAELPPGSRGTVVLAAPRIAGWSCQGRPADSYLGLVSAPVPADGTSVDCTFRPPGLRAGSTVGAGALLVLAGAALWGALVRRRAGRQDLVLAGPD; encoded by the coding sequence ATGCCGACTTTCCGTCCCCGCACGGCCGCGGTCACACTCGCCGCATTGATCACCACGGCCACCGTGTGCGCGGGCGACGCCAGGGCCCGCAGCTTTCCGTTCGGGCCGCACACCCGGAGCGTCAATGATCTCGGTAATCAGTTCGTGCCGTTCCACGCCCGGCTCTGGGACCTGCTGCACGGACGCGGCGACGGCGGACTGTTCCTGAACTGGTCGTCCGGATACGGCACCAGCTTCCTGCCGGATCTCGGCACCTACCTGACCAGCCCGTTCGCACTGCTCGTCGGGGTCTTCCCCCGGGACCGCATCGACCTCGCGGTGTACGTGCTGACCGTGGTGAAGATGGCGTCCGCCGCGGCCGCGATGGCATTCCTGCTGCTGACCCTGCGGGGCGGGCGGTGGTGGCTGGCCGGGGTGCTCGGCGGCTCGTACGCGTTGTGCGGCTGGTCGGTCGCCGAAGCGTCGTACAACCCGATGTGGCTGGACGGTCTGATCGCACTGCCGCTGCTCTGTCTGGTCGGCGAGTGGGCCCGGACGGGACGCCATCGCATGGTGGCTCCGCTGCTCGTCGCGGTGGTGTGGGTCGCCAACTTCTACACGGCGTACATGGCGACCCTGGGGGCCGCCCTGGTGCTGGTGGTACGTCTGCTGACGGAGGGTGAGAAGGGGGCCGGGAGGCCGAAGGCCGCGATACGGGGGCTGGCGCGGGCGGCCGGGAGCGTGCTCGTGGGGATCGGGCTCGCGGCGCCCGTCCTGATTCCCGTCTACCTGGGCACGAAACACGCCTACCCCGGCTGGGACCGGACGTTCCAGCCCGCTGCCTGGCCCGATGTGCTGGCCCGGCTGTTCCCCGGCACGTACGGCTTCTTCACCCCCGCCCTCTTCCTGAGCGCCGTCGCACTGCTCCCGGCCTGCGCACTCGTCTTCCAGCGGGATGTACCGCGGCGCGAACGGTGGGCGTGGGCCGGGCTGGTGGCGGGAGTCGGGCTGTCGCTGCAGTGGGGGCCGACCCATCTCCTCTGGCACGCGTTCGCGACGCCCAACGGCAGTCCGTACCGCCAGACGTTCGTGCTCGCCGGTCTGGTGGTGATCGCTGCCTGGATCTCGGTCTCGTACGGACGACCGGGGCCCCGGGCCCTGGTCGGCGGAGGCGCCGTGCTGGTGCTGATCGCGGCGGGGGCGGCCTTCAGCGACCTGGCCACGCACCGGTCGTATCTGCTGTTCGCGGCCGGTCTGGTGGCGACGGCCGCCGCGCTCGCCCTGCCCGCCCGGGGCCGTCGGGCGGGTCTCGCCACCGCGCTGCTGCTGACCGGTGCGCTGGTGGGGCAGGCCGCGGCGACCACTGCGTTCGCCGACCGGCAGCGCCTGGCCCAGCTCGATCACTACGCGCCCTGGGGCGAGCGGCAGCGTGTACAGGCCGACGCGGTGGCCCGGGTGGACGGCTGGCCGCGCTACCGCACCGACCCCGGTGGGGAGCGGACCACCGCCAACGATCCACTGCTCGTGGGCGGTCAGGGCGCCGCGTACTACAGCAGCCACACGCCGGCCGTGCTGACCCGCACGCTCGCCGCCCTCGGCGCCGGCTGGACGTCCCACGGCCGGGCCGTGCAGAGCCTGGACAACCCCGTCACCGACGCGATCTTCTCGGTCGCTGCTCGGGTCCATGGGCCGCGCGACCCGCACCAGCGGTGGAACGCACCGGACGACCGGCCGGTGACGGTGGCGCGGCAGCAGGTACCGCCGCTGGTGACGGTGCGGCAACCGGGCGCGGCGCCGTCCTTCGGCCCGTCGCCGTTCCGGAACCAGGAGGCACTGCTCGGTTCACGGGTCTATACCGTGCCGCGGACGACGCTCCGGACGGTGAGCGGTGCTCCGGTCGAGGATCGGGACGACCGCACCCACCGGGTGGGGCGCGGCACATACCGGCTGACCGCCCGCTGTCCGGCGGGCAGCGAGGTGTATCTGTGGGCACCCGGGGTGTTCGGCTCGGCGCAGGTGAGCGATCGGCCGGGCGCGGGCCAGGAGACCGAGCTCCGGGGCCTGCTGCCGGCCCGCCGCGCCGCGATGGAACCACTTGGACGGATCGTGGGCGCCGACGGGCAGGTCGTGGTCACGCTGCAGTCCGTCCGCGCCGGGACCGTGCCGCGCGAGGCCCTCGGCTGTCTGGACCGGGACCGGCTGGCCGCGGCCGTGACCGGGCTGCGGCGCACCGGAGCGACGTCCGTCCACGTCACCGACGACGGCGTCCGGGCCGAACTGCCGCCCGGAAGCCGCGGAACCGTCGTGCTCGCCGCGCCCCGGATCGCGGGCTGGAGCTGCCAGGGGCGCCCCGCCGACAGCTACCTGGGCCTGGTCTCCGCGCCCGTCCCCGCCGACGGCACATCCGTCGACTGCACGTTCCGTCCCCCCGGCCTGCGGGCCGGTTCGACGGTCGGAGCGGGCGCGCTGCTCGTGCTGGCCGGGGCGGCGTTGTGGGGTGCGCTGGTGCGACGACGCGCCGGGCGGCAGGACCTTGTACTGGCGGGACCGGACTGA
- a CDS encoding glycoside hydrolase domain-containing protein, which produces MPSHRISKKRRRISMAVAGVAVLAGGAFAAEAATATTAARPAPKIYTGHVFDTCTAPSLTTMKGWYSSSVYHGAAVYVGGKNRGCAQPNLTASWVKAVSATGWKLVPLYVGAQPPCQTSANPEKMTAANATSLAVTDANDAVAKEAALGMKPGSPVYLDMEYFDPKSTSCVNTVLSYIRSFDKTVKAKGYWSGFYGFSNSSAAVVANATNRTDLPEILWYARYDDVYSTTTGFPYASTLYTGHRRGHQYAVNKKVTHTGGTLTIDRNAWDAPVAIVG; this is translated from the coding sequence GTGCCTTCTCACCGCATATCCAAGAAGCGTCGTCGCATCTCCATGGCCGTGGCGGGCGTCGCTGTTCTCGCCGGCGGTGCGTTCGCCGCCGAGGCCGCCACCGCCACCACGGCCGCCAGACCCGCGCCGAAGATCTACACCGGGCATGTCTTCGACACCTGCACCGCGCCGTCGCTGACCACCATGAAGGGCTGGTACAGCTCCTCCGTCTACCACGGTGCCGCCGTGTACGTCGGCGGTAAGAACCGCGGCTGTGCGCAGCCCAACCTCACCGCCTCCTGGGTGAAGGCCGTCAGTGCCACCGGCTGGAAGCTCGTCCCGCTGTACGTCGGCGCGCAGCCGCCGTGCCAGACGAGCGCCAACCCCGAGAAGATGACCGCCGCCAACGCCACCTCACTGGCCGTCACCGACGCCAACGACGCCGTGGCGAAGGAGGCCGCGCTCGGCATGAAGCCGGGCAGCCCGGTCTACCTCGACATGGAGTACTTCGACCCGAAGAGCACCTCCTGCGTGAACACGGTGCTTTCGTACATCCGGTCGTTCGACAAGACGGTCAAGGCCAAGGGGTACTGGTCCGGCTTCTACGGCTTCAGCAACTCCAGCGCCGCCGTCGTGGCCAACGCCACGAACCGCACGGACCTGCCGGAGATCCTCTGGTACGCCCGTTACGACGACGTGTACTCCACCACCACGGGCTTCCCGTACGCCTCGACGCTGTACACCGGGCATCGCCGCGGTCACCAGTACGCCGTCAACAAGAAGGTGACACACACCGGTGGCACGCTCACGATCGACCGGAACGCCTGGGACGCCCCGGTCGCGATCGTGGGCTGA
- a CDS encoding DUF4190 domain-containing protein has product MSQFTQPPQSPQPQQPYAPAQTPGLRPARNGLGISALILGIIGAVSGLIPFLFWLAGILGVIALILGLVGRGRVKRGEATNKGATTFGAVLGLIALILSVVGAVITFKAVGDAVDELDRAVSDTTASAAPKAGDTGSGKNKGKGSGGNEKPDAGKALEAGDSAVYDDDLTVTVGDAASYTPDSFAAGHTKGNKAYRIAVVIENAGKEKFDSALVNVEARAGKDGVNAEQIFDGKVGEGFSGTVLPGKKVTVQFAFDAPADAKNLTVEVNPGFTYDATQWDLKL; this is encoded by the coding sequence ATGTCCCAGTTCACGCAGCCGCCGCAGTCCCCGCAGCCCCAGCAGCCGTACGCCCCGGCGCAGACGCCGGGCCTGCGCCCGGCCCGCAACGGGCTCGGCATCTCGGCGCTGATCCTCGGCATCATCGGCGCCGTCTCGGGCCTGATCCCGTTCCTCTTCTGGCTGGCGGGCATCCTCGGCGTCATCGCCCTGATCCTCGGCCTGGTCGGCCGGGGCCGGGTCAAGCGCGGCGAGGCCACCAACAAGGGCGCGACCACGTTCGGTGCCGTCCTCGGCCTGATCGCGCTGATCCTCTCGGTGGTCGGTGCGGTGATCACGTTCAAGGCGGTGGGCGACGCGGTGGACGAGCTCGACAGGGCGGTGTCGGACACCACTGCCAGCGCCGCGCCGAAGGCCGGCGACACGGGCTCCGGAAAGAACAAGGGCAAGGGCTCCGGCGGCAACGAGAAGCCGGACGCCGGGAAGGCGCTGGAGGCCGGTGACTCGGCCGTCTACGACGACGATCTGACGGTCACGGTCGGCGACGCAGCCTCGTACACCCCCGACTCGTTCGCCGCCGGTCACACGAAGGGCAACAAGGCGTACCGGATCGCCGTCGTCATCGAGAACGCGGGCAAGGAGAAGTTCGACTCGGCGCTCGTCAACGTCGAGGCGCGGGCCGGCAAGGACGGGGTGAACGCCGAGCAGATCTTCGACGGCAAGGTCGGCGAGGGCTTCAGCGGCACGGTCCTGCCGGGCAAGAAGGTCACCGTCCAGTTCGCCTTCGACGCCCCGGCGGACGCCAAGAACCTGACCGTCGAGGTCAACCCCGGCTTCACGTACGACGCCACCCAGTGGGACCTGAAGCTCTAG
- a CDS encoding glycosyltransferase family 2 protein: MLISLVVPCFNEEEILERFHARATDEMSRLGHDFQIVYVDDGSADSTLPILEELAGADPRIRYLSFSRNFGKEAAMLAGLQHADGDAVVIMDADLQHPPELVGRMLAEHAHGYDQVIARRNRKGDRVTRTLGARAYYSLINRLVDVELVDGVGDFRLLSRRTVDAVLELTEYNRFSKGLFAWVGFRTTTFGYENAVREKGSSAWTMGKLLNYGLDGLLSFNNKPLRAALYLGMVLMSVAFAYATWIVGVALVKGVDTPGYVTLIVVVTALAGVQMVIVGVVGEYVGRIYYEVKRRPHFLVKASNTGVPNQQRSRQFVRR; this comes from the coding sequence GTGCTGATCTCGTTGGTAGTGCCTTGTTTCAACGAGGAGGAGATCCTCGAACGCTTCCATGCGCGTGCCACGGACGAAATGAGTCGGCTGGGGCACGACTTCCAGATCGTCTACGTCGACGACGGCAGTGCGGACAGCACGCTGCCGATCCTGGAGGAGCTGGCCGGAGCCGACCCGCGGATCCGCTATCTCTCCTTCAGCCGCAACTTCGGCAAGGAAGCCGCCATGCTCGCCGGCCTCCAGCACGCCGACGGCGATGCGGTCGTCATCATGGACGCGGATCTCCAGCACCCGCCCGAGCTCGTCGGCCGCATGCTGGCGGAGCACGCCCACGGCTACGACCAGGTGATCGCCCGCCGTAACCGCAAGGGCGACCGCGTCACCCGCACGCTCGGCGCCCGCGCCTACTACTCGCTGATCAACCGCCTGGTGGACGTGGAGCTGGTCGACGGGGTCGGTGACTTCCGGCTGCTGTCCCGGCGTACCGTCGACGCGGTCCTCGAACTCACCGAGTACAACCGCTTCTCCAAGGGCCTGTTCGCCTGGGTCGGATTCCGGACGACGACCTTCGGATACGAGAATGCGGTCCGTGAGAAGGGCAGCTCCGCCTGGACGATGGGGAAACTTCTCAACTACGGACTCGACGGACTGCTCTCCTTCAACAACAAGCCGCTGCGCGCCGCCCTGTACCTGGGGATGGTGCTGATGTCCGTCGCCTTCGCCTATGCCACCTGGATCGTCGGCGTCGCTCTCGTGAAAGGGGTGGACACGCCCGGCTATGTCACGCTGATCGTCGTGGTCACGGCCCTCGCCGGGGTCCAGATGGTGATAGTGGGTGTGGTCGGCGAGTACGTAGGCCGCATCTATTACGAGGTGAAGCGGCGCCCGCATTTCTTGGTGAAGGCATCCAATACCGGCGTACCGAATCAACAGCGGTCGCGGCAGTTCGTACGCCGATGA
- a CDS encoding N-acetyltransferase, translating into MELKITTLAARPELAGPMQEMPETWPEFVLEDLVGWANYPRLAVDFPEFALVATDPDGGVAARAYSVPFALHAPGRGELPEGGWDQSLLWAFSDLRHGRMPDTVGAVEIAVAKGRQGEGISGRMVAAMRENAGRLGFRELVAPVRPSAKHLDASAPMEEYARRTRAEDGFPYDPWLRVHVRAGGVIEAVAPVSMTVSGSLERWRSWTGLPFDDDGPVEVPGALVPVHCSVVHGYAVYVEPNVWVRHRV; encoded by the coding sequence ATGGAGCTGAAGATCACCACCCTCGCCGCGCGCCCCGAGCTCGCCGGACCCATGCAGGAGATGCCCGAGACCTGGCCGGAGTTCGTCCTGGAGGATCTCGTCGGGTGGGCCAACTACCCCAGGCTCGCCGTCGATTTCCCGGAATTCGCGCTCGTCGCGACGGACCCGGACGGTGGCGTGGCCGCGCGGGCGTACAGCGTGCCGTTTGCCCTGCATGCTCCGGGGCGCGGGGAGTTGCCCGAGGGCGGCTGGGACCAGTCGCTGCTGTGGGCCTTCTCCGACCTGCGGCATGGGCGTATGCCGGACACGGTCGGCGCGGTCGAGATCGCCGTCGCCAAGGGGCGGCAGGGGGAGGGGATTTCGGGGCGGATGGTCGCCGCGATGCGGGAGAACGCCGGGCGGCTCGGGTTCCGGGAGCTCGTCGCCCCGGTGCGGCCGAGCGCCAAGCACCTGGACGCCTCGGCGCCGATGGAGGAGTACGCCCGCCGGACCCGGGCGGAGGACGGGTTTCCGTACGACCCGTGGCTGCGCGTCCATGTGCGGGCGGGCGGTGTGATCGAGGCGGTGGCGCCGGTGTCCATGACGGTGTCGGGCTCCCTCGAGCGGTGGCGGTCCTGGACCGGGCTGCCGTTCGACGATGACGGTCCGGTGGAGGTCCCGGGGGCGTTGGTGCCGGTGCACTGTTCGGTGGTGCACGGATATGCGGTGTATGTGGAGCCCAATGTGTGGGTGCGGCACCGGGTGTGA
- a CDS encoding N-6 DNA methylase: protein MPENSTEVTAAGIARLAGVGRAAVSNWRRRHADFPKPVGGTETSPSFALPEVEQWLRDQGKLAEVPLRERVWQQLAGHPAGAVPALVHAGCALLLVRDRPTAWLEISAVSDGRMAKVLHLALNDLLTARFGPATEAGDGSGGGTNGCVRAVHTPTADELLPSVPLLRAAAELAAETGARQAFEFLLGRQLDANPRQFTLTPPGLAELMAALVETGSRPARTVLDPATGTGALLRALSRPTALYAQDADPDLAALTALRLALNSTIESCTVAVRTGDTLRADAFPQLAVDAVLCHPPFNERNWGHDELAYDPRWEYGFPARTESELAWVQHALAHLREGGTAVLLMPPAAASRRSGRRIRADLLRRGALRAVVALPAGAAPPYGIPLHLWVLRKPGAGVRPSPELLLVDTAEPAEPAAATAGAPASGGRDRLDWQAVRSAVLDAWEPFERAERTAPESDAPLDRTGQDRPGVSRVVPVIELLDDDVDLAPARHLPPPTAGGGAAELTRVRDRLTETLRLTATLTPPLADLSDPARWPLTTVGELARAGALQLRTGGSGTGPGPVLTEYDVLGSTAPSGTLPATPASTDGPPEEPVLVEPGDVVVPVLGGGTVARVIDEATAGAALGRNLQLLRPDPAALDPWFLAGFLRGTANNRQASSYASTATRLDARRLQLPRLPLAEQQRYGAQFRALAAFEDALRLAGRLGGQLVQGMYDGLTDGTVAPK, encoded by the coding sequence GTGCCGGAGAACTCGACAGAGGTGACCGCGGCCGGGATCGCCCGGCTCGCGGGGGTGGGCCGCGCCGCCGTCAGCAACTGGCGACGCCGCCACGCCGACTTCCCCAAGCCGGTCGGCGGCACCGAGACCAGCCCGTCCTTCGCCCTGCCCGAAGTCGAACAGTGGCTGCGTGACCAGGGGAAGCTCGCCGAGGTCCCGCTCCGTGAACGGGTCTGGCAGCAGCTGGCCGGGCACCCGGCCGGCGCCGTCCCAGCCCTCGTCCACGCGGGCTGCGCCCTGCTGCTCGTCCGGGACAGGCCCACCGCCTGGCTGGAGATCAGCGCCGTGTCGGACGGGCGGATGGCCAAGGTGCTGCACCTGGCCCTGAACGACCTGCTCACCGCACGCTTCGGTCCGGCCACCGAAGCAGGCGACGGAAGCGGAGGTGGAACGAATGGATGCGTACGCGCTGTTCACACCCCCACCGCCGACGAACTCCTTCCGTCCGTTCCCCTGCTGCGCGCCGCTGCCGAACTCGCCGCCGAGACCGGGGCCCGCCAGGCCTTCGAGTTCCTCCTCGGCCGCCAGCTCGACGCCAACCCGCGCCAGTTCACGCTCACCCCTCCGGGCCTCGCCGAGCTGATGGCCGCCCTCGTGGAGACGGGGAGCCGGCCCGCCCGTACGGTTCTCGACCCGGCGACGGGGACCGGCGCCCTGCTGCGCGCCCTCAGCCGTCCGACCGCCCTGTACGCGCAGGACGCCGACCCCGACCTTGCCGCGCTGACCGCGCTCCGCCTCGCCCTGAACTCCACCATCGAGAGCTGCACGGTCGCCGTGCGGACCGGCGACACCCTGCGCGCCGACGCGTTCCCGCAGCTCGCCGTCGACGCCGTGCTCTGCCACCCGCCGTTCAACGAGCGCAACTGGGGGCACGACGAGCTCGCCTACGACCCCCGCTGGGAGTACGGCTTTCCCGCCCGTACGGAGTCCGAACTCGCCTGGGTCCAGCACGCCCTGGCCCATCTGCGCGAGGGCGGCACCGCGGTTCTGCTGATGCCCCCGGCCGCCGCGTCGCGCCGTTCCGGCCGTCGGATCCGTGCCGATCTGCTGCGCCGCGGCGCCCTTCGTGCCGTCGTCGCCCTCCCGGCCGGCGCCGCACCCCCGTACGGCATTCCGCTCCACCTCTGGGTGCTGCGCAAGCCCGGCGCCGGTGTCCGCCCCTCGCCCGAGCTGCTGCTCGTGGACACCGCCGAACCCGCCGAACCGGCTGCGGCGACCGCCGGCGCCCCCGCGTCGGGCGGGCGGGACCGGCTCGACTGGCAGGCGGTGCGCAGCGCCGTGCTGGACGCCTGGGAGCCGTTCGAGCGGGCGGAGCGGACCGCTCCCGAGTCGGACGCCCCCCTCGACCGAACCGGCCAGGACCGGCCGGGTGTCAGCCGGGTCGTCCCCGTCATCGAACTCCTCGACGACGACGTGGACCTGGCCCCCGCCCGCCATCTGCCCCCGCCGACGGCCGGTGGCGGAGCCGCCGAACTCACCCGCGTACGGGACCGGCTGACCGAGACGCTGCGGCTGACCGCCACTCTCACGCCGCCGCTCGCGGACCTCTCCGACCCGGCCCGCTGGCCCCTCACCACCGTCGGTGAACTCGCCCGTGCCGGCGCCCTCCAGCTCCGTACCGGTGGCTCCGGCACCGGACCCGGGCCCGTCCTCACGGAATACGACGTCCTCGGCTCCACCGCCCCCTCCGGGACGCTTCCCGCCACCCCCGCGAGCACCGACGGGCCGCCCGAGGAGCCGGTCCTCGTCGAGCCCGGTGACGTCGTCGTTCCCGTGCTCGGCGGCGGCACCGTCGCCCGGGTGATCGACGAGGCCACGGCGGGCGCCGCACTCGGCCGCAACCTTCAGCTGCTGCGCCCCGATCCGGCCGCCCTCGACCCGTGGTTCCTCGCCGGTTTCCTGCGCGGCACCGCCAACAACCGGCAGGCCAGCAGTTACGCGTCCACCGCGACCCGGCTCGACGCCCGACGCCTCCAGCTCCCACGCCTGCCGCTCGCCGAACAGCAGCGGTACGGGGCGCAGTTCCGCGCCCTCGCCGCGTTCGAGGACGCGCTCCGGCTGGCCGGCCGGCTCGGTGGACAGCTGGTCCAGGGGATGTACGACGGGCTGACGGACGGTACGGTCGCGCCGAAGTGA